Proteins from one Candidatus Binatia bacterium genomic window:
- the acd gene encoding glutaryl-CoA dehydrogenase Acd — MDFELSDELKAVRDLARDFAEKEIAPGAAEDDKQQRFRKDLAVKMGDLGFYGAVIPESYGGSGLGFLALSLITEEIARAHSALRVYINMQVGPALTLVQFGSEEQKKRWIPPLVRGEKIGCFAITEPDAGSDVAAMRTTATRKDGSYLLNGTKIWISNAPVADSALVYAYTDRAQKHRGMSAFIADLNQPGVSRRALKTMGAHASPIGELTFENFRLPPENLIGKEGDGFKVCMWQLNQTRLNCAGGALGVARAAREAAVAYCNQREQFGQKIGQFQMNQDLIAQMIVHEEAARLLVYRAAWLADQKRPNNLEVSIAKYTAAEAAAFAADAALRILGAYGYSTEFPVERYLRDAKSYQIVEGSSNIQKMIIAQDALGTRKANRS, encoded by the coding sequence ATGGATTTTGAGTTGTCGGACGAATTAAAAGCGGTGCGCGATCTGGCCCGCGATTTCGCCGAGAAAGAGATCGCGCCCGGCGCGGCCGAAGACGACAAGCAACAGAGATTTCGCAAGGACCTGGCGGTTAAAATGGGCGACCTGGGTTTCTACGGCGCGGTGATTCCCGAGAGCTACGGCGGCAGCGGCCTCGGTTTTCTCGCGCTGTCGCTGATCACCGAGGAAATCGCCCGCGCCCATAGCGCGCTACGGGTTTACATCAACATGCAGGTCGGACCTGCGCTGACGCTGGTCCAGTTCGGCAGCGAAGAACAAAAGAAACGCTGGATACCGCCGCTCGTCCGCGGCGAAAAAATCGGCTGCTTCGCCATCACCGAGCCGGACGCGGGATCGGACGTCGCCGCGATGCGGACAACCGCGACGCGGAAGGACGGCTCCTATCTTCTCAACGGCACGAAGATCTGGATCTCCAACGCCCCGGTGGCGGACAGCGCTCTCGTCTACGCTTACACCGACAGGGCGCAAAAGCATCGCGGCATGTCGGCCTTCATCGCCGACCTCAACCAGCCCGGCGTCAGCCGCCGCGCGCTTAAAACCATGGGAGCCCATGCCTCGCCGATCGGCGAGCTGACGTTCGAAAACTTCCGTCTGCCGCCGGAAAATCTCATCGGCAAAGAAGGCGACGGATTTAAAGTCTGCATGTGGCAATTGAACCAGACGCGGCTCAACTGCGCCGGCGGCGCGCTGGGCGTGGCGCGGGCGGCGCGCGAGGCGGCGGTCGCTTACTGCAATCAGCGCGAGCAATTCGGCCAGAAGATCGGCCAATTCCAGATGAATCAGGATCTGATCGCGCAGATGATCGTCCACGAAGAAGCCGCGCGCCTGCTCGTCTACCGCGCCGCGTGGCTCGCCGATCAAAAGCGGCCGAACAACCTCGAAGTATCGATCGCGAAATACACCGCGGCCGAGGCCGCGGCGTTCGCCGCCGACGCCGCGCTCCGCATTCTCGGCGCCTACGGCTACTCGACGGAATTCCCGGTGGAGCGCTATCTCCGCGACGCCAAGTCGTATCAAATCGTCGAGGGCTCCTCGAACATCCAGAAAATGATCATCGCCCAGGACGCCCTGGGCACCAGGAAGGCGAACCGCTCGTGA
- a CDS encoding TIGR04255 family protein, which translates to MPAPRHLRNAPITEAIIDFRIKARPDLNAEDFGNVKNRLSTRLPKTEELRGMQAMIKVLKGEGQAPLVQDLGLQGYLFKSEDEKLIGQFRVDGFTFNRLRPYTSWEDIFPRAMELWRLYLDVAKPLAVTRLAVRYINHVPLPLGAEKFENYLRVAPLAPPELPQYVSSFLTRVTIHNPEDAIAAHVTQALQPTTDAQKFTVILDIDAYKEAEFSPEDPAIERTFNQLRAFKNLIFFNSLTDETLRQFE; encoded by the coding sequence ATGCCCGCTCCTAGACACTTGCGAAACGCCCCTATAACAGAGGCGATAATAGATTTTCGGATTAAAGCACGGCCGGACCTAAACGCAGAAGATTTTGGGAATGTTAAAAACCGACTGTCAACGCGGCTACCAAAAACAGAAGAACTCCGTGGCATGCAAGCAATGATCAAAGTCCTCAAGGGAGAAGGACAGGCGCCCCTCGTTCAGGACCTTGGTCTTCAGGGATATTTGTTTAAGAGCGAAGACGAAAAACTCATAGGGCAATTTCGCGTGGACGGTTTTACCTTTAATCGACTACGGCCTTATACGAGCTGGGAGGACATTTTTCCACGGGCGATGGAATTGTGGCGCCTCTATTTAGATGTCGCCAAGCCTCTAGCCGTTACTCGACTTGCTGTGCGCTACATTAATCACGTTCCACTTCCTCTCGGAGCGGAGAAATTCGAGAATTACCTGAGAGTCGCCCCGCTCGCTCCCCCTGAATTGCCTCAATACGTCAGCAGCTTTCTCACAAGAGTCACTATTCACAATCCAGAGGATGCTATCGCAGCGCATGTTACGCAAGCCTTGCAACCGACCACTGACGCGCAAAAGTTCACTGTCATTCTTGACATTGACGCCTATAAAGAGGCAGAATTCTCTCCTGAAGATCCAGCGATCGAGCGGACCTTTAACCAGCTTAGAGCGTTCAAGAATTTGATTTTCTTTAATAGCTTGACGGACGAAACCTTGAGGCAATTCGAATGA
- a CDS encoding CbtA family protein, with protein sequence MPLKDLLRSAIIAGLMAGTLSAGFHWIFTEPVIDRAVELEERAHSSSPRHEAAVGRPAQKFGLFLGFFLYGGASGLFVGLLVYAARPWFAGMSYAQQGFLFAALLGWSAGIFPLLKYPANPPGVGEAETIGYRQEIFLACAALSFLGVVLAIAIKRWTGPGAFPWIIVVNFYAMYLMLLLVALPPNPDPVKAPAELVDTFRGLSLYGQALLWGAMASIFWWLCRTRD encoded by the coding sequence ATGCCTCTCAAGGATCTGCTTCGGTCGGCGATCATCGCCGGCTTGATGGCCGGGACGCTTTCCGCCGGCTTTCATTGGATTTTCACCGAGCCGGTTATCGATCGCGCCGTCGAACTGGAAGAGCGCGCGCATTCATCATCGCCGCGGCACGAGGCGGCGGTCGGCCGTCCAGCTCAGAAATTCGGGCTCTTCCTCGGCTTTTTTCTCTACGGCGGCGCTTCGGGGCTCTTCGTCGGTCTCCTCGTCTATGCGGCAAGGCCGTGGTTCGCCGGGATGAGCTACGCGCAACAGGGGTTTTTGTTCGCCGCGCTGCTCGGGTGGTCGGCGGGTATTTTTCCTTTGCTGAAATATCCCGCCAACCCGCCGGGAGTCGGTGAGGCGGAAACGATCGGTTATCGACAGGAAATTTTTCTTGCCTGTGCAGCGCTGTCTTTTTTGGGGGTAGTTTTGGCGATCGCGATTAAGCGCTGGACCGGTCCGGGCGCTTTCCCTTGGATCATCGTTGTGAATTTCTACGCGATGTATTTGATGTTGCTCCTCGTGGCTCTGCCGCCCAATCCCGATCCGGTCAAAGCGCCTGCGGAACTGGTCGATACCTTCCGCGGCCTGTCGCTATACGGACAGGCCCTGCTGTGGGGAGCCATGGCCTCTATCTTCTGGTGGCTCTGCAGAACGCGTGATTAA
- a CDS encoding CbtB-domain containing protein → MEAAVRARGEEWIFAGLTLLGLFAFYVVALDQGFLFSLVQGPAAFDVNLIHEAVHDARHAAGFPCH, encoded by the coding sequence ATGGAAGCGGCGGTTCGAGCACGCGGCGAGGAATGGATTTTCGCGGGACTCACGTTGCTCGGTCTCTTCGCGTTCTACGTCGTGGCGCTCGACCAGGGATTTCTCTTCTCTTTGGTTCAGGGCCCCGCCGCCTTCGATGTCAATCTGATCCACGAAGCCGTTCATGACGCGCGCCACGCCGCCGGCTTCCCCTGCCATTAG
- a CDS encoding ABC transporter ATP-binding protein, whose product RDLEAARKSLEATETASLADRYLHELSGGEKQRVMIARALAQEPEILLLDEPAAFLDLKHQVRVFDLLRRLNRERGLTIVAALHDLNLAALFFPRLAMLSGGKIFRDGPAREVLSEKNIEEVYGVQVRVEMDASRERPQVFLRI is encoded by the coding sequence AGAGACCTGGAGGCGGCGCGAAAGAGCCTGGAGGCGACCGAGACGGCGTCGCTCGCGGACCGCTATCTGCACGAGCTCTCCGGCGGCGAGAAGCAGCGCGTGATGATCGCACGCGCGCTGGCGCAGGAGCCGGAGATTCTTTTACTGGACGAGCCGGCGGCGTTTCTCGATCTCAAACACCAGGTCCGGGTTTTCGACCTGTTGCGGCGGCTTAACCGCGAGCGCGGCTTGACCATCGTCGCCGCGCTTCACGACCTCAACCTGGCGGCGCTTTTCTTCCCGCGACTGGCGATGCTCTCAGGCGGGAAGATTTTTCGCGATGGTCCGGCGCGGGAGGTTCTCAGTGAGAAAAACATAGAAGAAGTGTACGGCGTCCAGGTTCGGGTCGAAATGGACGCCTCGCGGGAACGGCCGCAAGTCTTCTTACGCATTTAG